The following are encoded together in the Salvelinus alpinus chromosome 29, SLU_Salpinus.1, whole genome shotgun sequence genome:
- the LOC139559143 gene encoding programmed cell death 6-interacting protein-like isoform X2, translated as MCVWFALCVCVCVVCSVCVCVWFALCVCVCGLLCVWFALCVWFAPCVCVCGLLPVCVVCSLCVCVCGLLPVCVCVCVCVCGLLPVCVVCSLCVCVWFAPCVCVVCSLCVCVVCSLCVCVCGLLPLCVCVCVCVCVCVCVCVCVVCSLCVVCSLCVCGLLPVCVVCCVVCSLCVCVVCSLCVCVWFAPCVCVWFAPCVCVCGLLCVCVWFAVCVVCSVCVCVCVVCSVCVCVVCSLCVCVCVGGLLPVCVVCCVCVVFSVCVVCSLCVCVVCSLCVWFALWSFFGQYFYFQEVLPVLAAKHCIMQANAELHQSLLAKQKKRFGEEIARLQHATELVKTVASRYDEYVSVKDLSDKISRALTAAKKDNDFIYHDRVPEVKDLEHIGKAALVKATAITPPLSAKFTDLFEKMVPMAVQLSMSVSSQRKAETVNRLVGTMREATNLCNGVLASLNLPAALEDLSGDSIPQSIVEKARAIVQQGGLQSIEQLIRDLPELLTRNREILDESLKMLGDEESTDSELRSKFSQRWNRTPSGDLYKPLRAEGGNFRSVLDKAVQADQVVKERYNTHCEMIALLCKPEAELTAAIPSANPVKTLQGSEVVSVLRSQLAQLEEVKKERERLEAEIKGVTFDMSSSFLTALAQDGAINEEALSMSQLDQSYGSYSQRVQASLRSQEELLGKVQTSHQEFSKLKQSNSEANDREEVLKKLASAHDSYVEITSNLREGTKFYNDLTEILLKFQNKCSDIVFARKTERDELLKDLQQSIAREPSAPSFNVPAYQTNPAPTAADPTPAPRTVLPQQPQVKAQPPQRPPPPAFTPQAASAPGNPPDNQPQPGNPPPMAPPAQAQGPPYPTYQGYPGYAYQMPMGYNPYAAYGQYNMPPAMQPNMQPYVPYQQPPAPGQGGFPGPPPTQQHPYTYQQQPQQPPHQPYYPQQ; from the exons atgtgtgtgtggtttgctctgtgtgtgtgtgtgtgtgtggtttgctctgtgtgtgtgtgtgtgtggtttgctctgtgtgtatgtgtgtgtggtttgctctgtgtgtggtttgctctgtgtgtgtggtttgctccctgtgtgtgtgtgtgtggtttgctccctgtgtgtgtggtttgctccctgtgtgtgtgtgtgtgtggtttgctccctgtgtgtgtgtgtgtgtgtgtgtgtgtgtgtggtttgctccctgtgtgtgtggtttgctccctgtgtgtgtgtgtgtggtttgctccctgtgtgtgtgtggtttgctccctgtgtgtgtgtgtggtttgctccctgtgtgtgtgtgtgtgtggtttgctccctctgtgtgtgtgtgtgtgtgtgtgtgtgtgtgtgtgtgtgtgtgtgtgtgtgtgtgtggtttgctccctgtgtgtggtttgctccctgtgtgtgtgtggtttgctccctgtgtgtgtggtgtgctgtgtggtttgctccctgtgtgtgtgtgtggtttgctccctgtgtgtgtgtgtgtggtttgctccctgtgtgtgtgtgtggtttgctccctgtgtgtgtgtgtgtggtttgctgtgtgtgtgtgtgtggtttgctgtgtgtgtggtttgctctgtgtgtgtgtgtgtgtgtgtggtttgctctgtgtgtgtgtgtgtggtttgctccctgtgtgtgtgtgtgtgtgtggggggtttgctccctgtgtgtgtggtttgctgtgtgtgtgtggttttctctgtgtgtgtggtttgctccctgtgtgtgtgtgtggtttgctccctgtgtgtgtggtttgctctGTGGTCGTTCTTTGGTCAGTATTTTTATTTCCAGGAGGTGCTGCCGGTGCTGGCAGCTAAACACTGCATCATGCAGGCCAACGCTGAACTGCACCAGTCTCTCCTCGCCAAGCAGAAGAAACGCTTTGGAGAGGAGATCGCTcgcctacag CACGCTACAGAGCTGGTGAAGACTGTCGCGTCTCGCTATGATGAGTACGTCAGTGTGAAGGACTTGAGTGATAAGATCAGCCGTGCTCTGACCGCCGCCAAGAAGGACAACGACTTCATCTACCACGACCGCGTCCCTGAGGTCAAAGATCTGGAGCACATCGGCAAGGCAGCGCTGGTCAAGGCTACCGCCATCACACCTCCGCTCAGCGCCAAGTTCACTG acttgtTTGAGAAGATGGTGCCCATGGCTGTGCAGCTGAGTATGAGTGTGTCCAGCCAGAGGAAGGCTGAGACCGTCAACAGACTGGTGGGAACCATGAGAGAAGCTACCAACCTCTGCAACGG TGTCCTGGCGTCTCTGAACCTGCCTGCGGCTCTGGAGGACTTGTCTGGAGATTCTATCCCACAATCCATTGTTGAGAAGGCCCGTGCCATCGTCCAGCAGGGGGGGCTGCAGAGCATAGAGCAACTGATCAGAGATCTGCCTGAACTACTTACACGAAACAGAGAGATACTGGacgag tcTCTGAAGATGCTGGGTGATGAGGAGTCGACAGACAGCGAGCTGAGATCCAAGTTCAGCCAACGCTGGAACAGAACTCCCTCTGGAGACCTCTACAAACCACTCAGAGCag AGGGGGGTAACTTCCGCAGTGTGCTGGACAAGGCAGTGCAGGCGGACCAGGTGGTCAAGGAGCGTTATAATACACACTGTGAGATGATCGCTCTGCTCTGTAAACCTGAGGCTGAACTCACTGCTGCCATACCATCAGCCAATCCTGTGAAGACACTGCAGGGCAGCgag GTGGTGAGTGTGTTGCGTTCCCAGCTGGCCCAGCTAGAGGAAgtgaagaaggagagggagaggttggaGGCGGAGATTAAGGGCGTGACCTTTGACATGTCCTCCAGCTTCCTGACGGCTCTGGCTCAGGACGGGGCCATCAATGAGGAGGCACTGTCAATGAGCCAGCTGGACCAATCATACGGCAGCTACAGCCAGAGGGTTCAGGCCAGCCTCCGCTCTCAGGAAGAGCTGCTGGGCAAagtgcag ACGTCCCACCAGGAGTTCTCCAAGCTGAAGCAGTCCAACTCGGAGGCTAATGATCGTGAGGAGGTGTTGAAGAAGCTGGCCTCAGCCCACGACAGCTACGTAGAGATCACCAGCAACCTCCGAGAGGGCACCAAG ttctaCAACGACCTCACAGAGATCCTGCTGAAGTTCCAGAACAAGTGCAGTGACATCGTCTTCGCCCGCAAGACAGAACGGGACGAACTGCTCAA GGACTTGCAGCAGAGCATCGCCAGGGAGCCCAGCGCCCCGTCCTTTAATGTCCCCGCCTACCAGACTAACCCTGCTCCCACTGCCGCCGACCCAACCCCTGCTCCCAGGACTGTCCTT CCTCAACAGCCCCAGGTGAAGGCCCAGCCGCCCCAGCGGCCCCCTCCCCCTGCCTTCACCCCCCAGGCCGCCTCCGCACCCGGCAACCCTCCAGACAACCAGCCTCAACCAGGAAACCCCCCACCCATGGCCCCTCCCGCACAGGCACAGGGACCGCCTTACCCCACCTACCAGGGATACCCAGG gtATGCCTACCAGATGCCTATGGGTTATAATCCGTATGCAGCGTACGGCCAGTACAACATGCCCCCCGCTATGCAGCCCAACATGCAGCCCTACGTCCCCTATCAGCAGCCCCCAGCACCCGGACAGGGGGGCTTCCCcggccccccccccacacagcaGCACCCCTACACCTACCAACAGCAGCCCCAGCAACCACCACATCAACCATATTACCCACAACAATAA
- the LOC139559143 gene encoding programmed cell death 6-interacting protein-like isoform X1 encodes MCVWFALCVCVCVVCSVCVCVWFALCVCVCGLLCVWFALCVWFAPCVCVCGLLPVCVVCSLCVCVCGLLPVCVCVCVCVCGLLPVCVVCSLCVCVWFAPCVCVVCSLCVCVVCSLCVCVCGLLPLCVCVCVCVCVCVCVCVCVVCSLCVVCSLCVCGLLPVCVVCCVVCSLCVCVVCSLCVCVWFAPCVCVWFAPCVCVCGLLCVCVWFAVCVVCSVCVCVCVVCSVCVCVVCSLCVCVCVGGLLPVCVVCCVCVVFSVCVVCSLCVCVVCSLCVWFALWSFFGQYFYFQEVLPVLAAKHCIMQANAELHQSLLAKQKKRFGEEIARLQHATELVKTVASRYDEYVSVKDLSDKISRALTAAKKDNDFIYHDRVPEVKDLEHIGKAALVKATAITPPLSAKFTDLFEKMVPMAVQLSMSVSSQRKAETVNRLVGTMREATNLCNGVLASLNLPAALEDLSGDSIPQSIVEKARAIVQQGGLQSIEQLIRDLPELLTRNREILDESLKMLGDEESTDSELRSKFSQRWNRTPSGDLYKPLRAEGGNFRSVLDKAVQADQVVKERYNTHCEMIALLCKPEAELTAAIPSANPVKTLQGSEVVSVLRSQLAQLEEVKKERERLEAEIKGVTFDMSSSFLTALAQDGAINEEALSMSQLDQSYGSYSQRVQASLRSQEELLGKVQTSHQEFSKLKQSNSEANDREEVLKKLASAHDSYVEITSNLREGTKFYNDLTEILLKFQNKCSDIVFARKTERDELLKDLQQSIAREPSAPSFNVPAYQTNPAPTAADPTPAPRTVLQPQQPQVKAQPPQRPPPPAFTPQAASAPGNPPDNQPQPGNPPPMAPPAQAQGPPYPTYQGYPGYAYQMPMGYNPYAAYGQYNMPPAMQPNMQPYVPYQQPPAPGQGGFPGPPPTQQHPYTYQQQPQQPPHQPYYPQQ; translated from the exons atgtgtgtgtggtttgctctgtgtgtgtgtgtgtgtgtggtttgctctgtgtgtgtgtgtgtgtggtttgctctgtgtgtatgtgtgtgtggtttgctctgtgtgtggtttgctctgtgtgtgtggtttgctccctgtgtgtgtgtgtgtggtttgctccctgtgtgtgtggtttgctccctgtgtgtgtgtgtgtgtggtttgctccctgtgtgtgtgtgtgtgtgtgtgtgtgtgtgtggtttgctccctgtgtgtgtggtttgctccctgtgtgtgtgtgtgtggtttgctccctgtgtgtgtgtggtttgctccctgtgtgtgtgtgtggtttgctccctgtgtgtgtgtgtgtgtggtttgctccctctgtgtgtgtgtgtgtgtgtgtgtgtgtgtgtgtgtgtgtgtgtgtgtgtgtgtgtggtttgctccctgtgtgtggtttgctccctgtgtgtgtgtggtttgctccctgtgtgtgtggtgtgctgtgtggtttgctccctgtgtgtgtgtgtggtttgctccctgtgtgtgtgtgtgtggtttgctccctgtgtgtgtgtgtggtttgctccctgtgtgtgtgtgtgtggtttgctgtgtgtgtgtgtgtggtttgctgtgtgtgtggtttgctctgtgtgtgtgtgtgtgtgtgtggtttgctctgtgtgtgtgtgtgtggtttgctccctgtgtgtgtgtgtgtgtgtggggggtttgctccctgtgtgtgtggtttgctgtgtgtgtgtggttttctctgtgtgtgtggtttgctccctgtgtgtgtgtgtggtttgctccctgtgtgtgtggtttgctctGTGGTCGTTCTTTGGTCAGTATTTTTATTTCCAGGAGGTGCTGCCGGTGCTGGCAGCTAAACACTGCATCATGCAGGCCAACGCTGAACTGCACCAGTCTCTCCTCGCCAAGCAGAAGAAACGCTTTGGAGAGGAGATCGCTcgcctacag CACGCTACAGAGCTGGTGAAGACTGTCGCGTCTCGCTATGATGAGTACGTCAGTGTGAAGGACTTGAGTGATAAGATCAGCCGTGCTCTGACCGCCGCCAAGAAGGACAACGACTTCATCTACCACGACCGCGTCCCTGAGGTCAAAGATCTGGAGCACATCGGCAAGGCAGCGCTGGTCAAGGCTACCGCCATCACACCTCCGCTCAGCGCCAAGTTCACTG acttgtTTGAGAAGATGGTGCCCATGGCTGTGCAGCTGAGTATGAGTGTGTCCAGCCAGAGGAAGGCTGAGACCGTCAACAGACTGGTGGGAACCATGAGAGAAGCTACCAACCTCTGCAACGG TGTCCTGGCGTCTCTGAACCTGCCTGCGGCTCTGGAGGACTTGTCTGGAGATTCTATCCCACAATCCATTGTTGAGAAGGCCCGTGCCATCGTCCAGCAGGGGGGGCTGCAGAGCATAGAGCAACTGATCAGAGATCTGCCTGAACTACTTACACGAAACAGAGAGATACTGGacgag tcTCTGAAGATGCTGGGTGATGAGGAGTCGACAGACAGCGAGCTGAGATCCAAGTTCAGCCAACGCTGGAACAGAACTCCCTCTGGAGACCTCTACAAACCACTCAGAGCag AGGGGGGTAACTTCCGCAGTGTGCTGGACAAGGCAGTGCAGGCGGACCAGGTGGTCAAGGAGCGTTATAATACACACTGTGAGATGATCGCTCTGCTCTGTAAACCTGAGGCTGAACTCACTGCTGCCATACCATCAGCCAATCCTGTGAAGACACTGCAGGGCAGCgag GTGGTGAGTGTGTTGCGTTCCCAGCTGGCCCAGCTAGAGGAAgtgaagaaggagagggagaggttggaGGCGGAGATTAAGGGCGTGACCTTTGACATGTCCTCCAGCTTCCTGACGGCTCTGGCTCAGGACGGGGCCATCAATGAGGAGGCACTGTCAATGAGCCAGCTGGACCAATCATACGGCAGCTACAGCCAGAGGGTTCAGGCCAGCCTCCGCTCTCAGGAAGAGCTGCTGGGCAAagtgcag ACGTCCCACCAGGAGTTCTCCAAGCTGAAGCAGTCCAACTCGGAGGCTAATGATCGTGAGGAGGTGTTGAAGAAGCTGGCCTCAGCCCACGACAGCTACGTAGAGATCACCAGCAACCTCCGAGAGGGCACCAAG ttctaCAACGACCTCACAGAGATCCTGCTGAAGTTCCAGAACAAGTGCAGTGACATCGTCTTCGCCCGCAAGACAGAACGGGACGAACTGCTCAA GGACTTGCAGCAGAGCATCGCCAGGGAGCCCAGCGCCCCGTCCTTTAATGTCCCCGCCTACCAGACTAACCCTGCTCCCACTGCCGCCGACCCAACCCCTGCTCCCAGGACTGTCCTT CAGCCTCAACAGCCCCAGGTGAAGGCCCAGCCGCCCCAGCGGCCCCCTCCCCCTGCCTTCACCCCCCAGGCCGCCTCCGCACCCGGCAACCCTCCAGACAACCAGCCTCAACCAGGAAACCCCCCACCCATGGCCCCTCCCGCACAGGCACAGGGACCGCCTTACCCCACCTACCAGGGATACCCAGG gtATGCCTACCAGATGCCTATGGGTTATAATCCGTATGCAGCGTACGGCCAGTACAACATGCCCCCCGCTATGCAGCCCAACATGCAGCCCTACGTCCCCTATCAGCAGCCCCCAGCACCCGGACAGGGGGGCTTCCCcggccccccccccacacagcaGCACCCCTACACCTACCAACAGCAGCCCCAGCAACCACCACATCAACCATATTACCCACAACAATAA
- the LOC139559143 gene encoding programmed cell death 6-interacting protein-like isoform X5, translating into MCVWFALCVCVCVVCSVCVCVWFALCVCVCGLLCVWFALCVWFAPCVCVCGLLPVCVVCSLCVCVCGLLPVCVCVCVCVCGLLPVCVVCSLCVCVWFAPCVCVVCSLCVCVVCSLCVCVCGLLPLCVCVCVCVCVCVCVCVCVVCSLCVVCSLCVCGLLPVCVVCCVVCSLCVCVVCSLCVCVWFAPCVCVWFAPCVCVCGLLCVCVWFAVCVVCSVCVCVCVVCSVCVCVVCSLCVCVCVGGLLPVCVVCCVCVVFSVCVVCSLCVCVVCSLCVWFALWSFFGQYFYFQEVLPVLAAKHCIMQANAELHQSLLAKQKKRFGEEIARLQHATELVKTVASRYDEYVSVKDLSDKISRALTAAKKDNDFIYHDRVPEVKDLEHIGKAALVKATAITPPLSAKFTDLFEKMVPMAVQLSMSVSSQRKAETVNRLVGTMREATNLCNGVLASLNLPAALEDLSGDSIPQSIVEKARAIVQQGGLQSIEQLIRDLPELLTRNREILDESLKMLGDEESTDSELRSKFSQRWNRTPSGDLYKPLRAEGGNFRSVLDKAVQADQVVKERYNTHCEMIALLCKPEAELTAAIPSANPVKTLQGSEVVSVLRSQLAQLEEVKKERERLEAEIKGVTFDMSSSFLTALAQDGAINEEALSMSQLDQSYGSYSQRVQASLRSQEELLGKVQTSHQEFSKLKQSNSEANDREEVLKKLASAHDSYVEITSNLREGTKFYNDLTEILLKFQNKCSDIVFARKTERDELLKDLQQSIAREPSAPSFNVPAYQTNPAPTAADPTPAPRTVLFCSPPCSGPGGM; encoded by the exons atgtgtgtgtggtttgctctgtgtgtgtgtgtgtgtgtggtttgctctgtgtgtgtgtgtgtgtggtttgctctgtgtgtatgtgtgtgtggtttgctctgtgtgtggtttgctctgtgtgtgtggtttgctccctgtgtgtgtgtgtgtggtttgctccctgtgtgtgtggtttgctccctgtgtgtgtgtgtgtgtggtttgctccctgtgtgtgtgtgtgtgtgtgtgtgtgtgtgtggtttgctccctgtgtgtgtggtttgctccctgtgtgtgtgtgtgtggtttgctccctgtgtgtgtgtggtttgctccctgtgtgtgtgtgtggtttgctccctgtgtgtgtgtgtgtgtggtttgctccctctgtgtgtgtgtgtgtgtgtgtgtgtgtgtgtgtgtgtgtgtgtgtgtgtgtgtgtggtttgctccctgtgtgtggtttgctccctgtgtgtgtgtggtttgctccctgtgtgtgtggtgtgctgtgtggtttgctccctgtgtgtgtgtgtggtttgctccctgtgtgtgtgtgtgtggtttgctccctgtgtgtgtgtgtggtttgctccctgtgtgtgtgtgtgtggtttgctgtgtgtgtgtgtgtggtttgctgtgtgtgtggtttgctctgtgtgtgtgtgtgtgtgtgtggtttgctctgtgtgtgtgtgtgtggtttgctccctgtgtgtgtgtgtgtgtgtggggggtttgctccctgtgtgtgtggtttgctgtgtgtgtgtggttttctctgtgtgtgtggtttgctccctgtgtgtgtgtgtggtttgctccctgtgtgtgtggtttgctctGTGGTCGTTCTTTGGTCAGTATTTTTATTTCCAGGAGGTGCTGCCGGTGCTGGCAGCTAAACACTGCATCATGCAGGCCAACGCTGAACTGCACCAGTCTCTCCTCGCCAAGCAGAAGAAACGCTTTGGAGAGGAGATCGCTcgcctacag CACGCTACAGAGCTGGTGAAGACTGTCGCGTCTCGCTATGATGAGTACGTCAGTGTGAAGGACTTGAGTGATAAGATCAGCCGTGCTCTGACCGCCGCCAAGAAGGACAACGACTTCATCTACCACGACCGCGTCCCTGAGGTCAAAGATCTGGAGCACATCGGCAAGGCAGCGCTGGTCAAGGCTACCGCCATCACACCTCCGCTCAGCGCCAAGTTCACTG acttgtTTGAGAAGATGGTGCCCATGGCTGTGCAGCTGAGTATGAGTGTGTCCAGCCAGAGGAAGGCTGAGACCGTCAACAGACTGGTGGGAACCATGAGAGAAGCTACCAACCTCTGCAACGG TGTCCTGGCGTCTCTGAACCTGCCTGCGGCTCTGGAGGACTTGTCTGGAGATTCTATCCCACAATCCATTGTTGAGAAGGCCCGTGCCATCGTCCAGCAGGGGGGGCTGCAGAGCATAGAGCAACTGATCAGAGATCTGCCTGAACTACTTACACGAAACAGAGAGATACTGGacgag tcTCTGAAGATGCTGGGTGATGAGGAGTCGACAGACAGCGAGCTGAGATCCAAGTTCAGCCAACGCTGGAACAGAACTCCCTCTGGAGACCTCTACAAACCACTCAGAGCag AGGGGGGTAACTTCCGCAGTGTGCTGGACAAGGCAGTGCAGGCGGACCAGGTGGTCAAGGAGCGTTATAATACACACTGTGAGATGATCGCTCTGCTCTGTAAACCTGAGGCTGAACTCACTGCTGCCATACCATCAGCCAATCCTGTGAAGACACTGCAGGGCAGCgag GTGGTGAGTGTGTTGCGTTCCCAGCTGGCCCAGCTAGAGGAAgtgaagaaggagagggagaggttggaGGCGGAGATTAAGGGCGTGACCTTTGACATGTCCTCCAGCTTCCTGACGGCTCTGGCTCAGGACGGGGCCATCAATGAGGAGGCACTGTCAATGAGCCAGCTGGACCAATCATACGGCAGCTACAGCCAGAGGGTTCAGGCCAGCCTCCGCTCTCAGGAAGAGCTGCTGGGCAAagtgcag ACGTCCCACCAGGAGTTCTCCAAGCTGAAGCAGTCCAACTCGGAGGCTAATGATCGTGAGGAGGTGTTGAAGAAGCTGGCCTCAGCCCACGACAGCTACGTAGAGATCACCAGCAACCTCCGAGAGGGCACCAAG ttctaCAACGACCTCACAGAGATCCTGCTGAAGTTCCAGAACAAGTGCAGTGACATCGTCTTCGCCCGCAAGACAGAACGGGACGAACTGCTCAA GGACTTGCAGCAGAGCATCGCCAGGGAGCCCAGCGCCCCGTCCTTTAATGTCCCCGCCTACCAGACTAACCCTGCTCCCACTGCCGCCGACCCAACCCCTGCTCCCAGGACTGTCCTT TTCTGTTCACCTCCCTGTTCTGGACCTGGTGGCATGTGA